Proteins encoded within one genomic window of Marasmius oreades isolate 03SP1 chromosome 6, whole genome shotgun sequence:
- a CDS encoding uncharacterized protein (MEROPS:MER0000431): MYPDIEPYHNGKLKVSPIHTLHYEICGNEKGAPVIFVHGGPGGHYFPRDRTFFNPEKYKIILFDQRGSGNSTPKGSTEENTTWDLVKDLERLREELKVEKWHVFGGSWGSTLSLAYAQSHPERVKSLILRGIFTCSKSENRFVSQSGANHIFPEAWDDYISLIPSSERDDTTRAYYHLLHSPDKEMRLKAARAWTKWETTLSKFRQDPTAFELDPDEDVYAYAVIECHYLLNDGWLRDGQLLDRQEIDKIRHIPTIVVQGRYDIVCPPITAWELKKVWPEVTLHFVPDAGHSSGEPGIQKLLIEATDEFAKL; encoded by the exons ATGTATCCAGATATCGAACCATATCATAACGGCAAATTGAAAGTTTCCCCCATCCACACACTCCA TTACGAAATATGTGGGAATGAGAAGGGAGCACCTG TTATTTTTGTTCACG GTGGTCCCGGTGGTCATTACTTTCCCAGAGATCGAACCTTTTTCAACCCAGAGAAATACAAG ATCATCCTGTTTGATCAACGGGGAAGCGGAAACTCGACTCC GAAAGGAAGCACAGAGGAGAATACTACGTGGGACCTGGTCAAAGACCTGGAGCGACTTCGGGAAGAGCTCAAGGTTGAGAAGTGGCATGTTTTTGGTGGATCTTGG GGTTCTACACTCTCGTTGGCTTATGCACAG TCTCATCCGGAACGAGTTAAATCGCTCATTTTACG TGGCATTTTTACTTGCAGCAAGAG CGAAAACCGGTTCGTGTCACAGTCTGGCGCGAATCATATCTTTCCAGAAGCCTG GGATGACTACATTTCTCTAATACCGTCGTCCGAACGTGATGATACAACTCGTGCATACTATCATTTGTTGCACTCACCCGATAAAGAAATGCGATTGAAAGCTGCCAGGGCATGGACGAAATGGGA AACCACTCTCTCCAAATTTCGCCAGGATCCCACTGCCTTCGAACTCGACCCAGACGAGGATGTCTA CGCTTATGCTGTCATTGAATGCCACTACTTGTTGAATGAC GGTTGGTTGAGAGACGGTCAGCTTCTTGACAGGCAGGAAATCGATAAGAT CCGTCACATACCGACTATTGTGGTGCAAGGCCGATACGACATAGTCTGCCCG CCCATAACGGCATGGGAGTTGAAAAAG GTTTGGCCGGAAGTAACTTTACACTTTGTGCCAGATGCAGGTCATTCGTCTGGTGAACCTGGTATTCAGAAACTTTTGATAGAG GCTACAGATGAATTTGCGAAGCTCTGA
- a CDS encoding uncharacterized protein (CAZy:CE10; MEROPS:MER0033242) has product MPVNALTRNVGLRVGPIILERLIKHYFDRLKNDLQQGVDKTKDVQLRQDELLYDEAFHIIKAFLDASTYHTVEEMQEFSNYRTISPPWVHVVRVIVPMSCCDEAAGYLITALGGENVTRRVVGGVKWWQVRSINGVDAQWITAKKDWQEHKRRYKMQDRAARENEAYSAVDSGTYEKDMDEMRCILYSHGGGYYFGSVDQGRYAIQRYARKINGRVFAINYRLAPQYPFPCALQDLVAAYLYLIRPPPDAKHRPIHPGHIVIAGDSAGGGLSLALLQVIRDTGLPIPAGGVLISPWCDLTHSFPSIHTNTDTDVIPPHGLSMHKPSTLWPPPPPEMTRGVHNGLRSRIRQTFKLEDRNATSTVLTFNQNLTDTSSKMPVDVGATTPFPQPDSSFDKQSFSLTTKDGEVLTIDSQLQLYTVNSLLFHPLVSPALSYLGGLPALLFIVSDKEVLRDEIVYTAHKAAYPDKYPVKDEVRTIYPSLHGIEDRFDGTPVHVQIYDDTAHVLPALFPFTTPGKFCHRAIASFCRYVTKMTVPSTPVTDSFASTSDTSPSRMQSLKLRTSKSALLGTISSVARKPSGSSRVPSKKSSLDSHHTEDSAGQDVSTSQRTASQGGKRGFSLMRRKSTSVPPPPPLEEKCSSHSMGQGPNPPLSAPSWSFFVSDGPPSNSSEPSYIVEPKFADMISSAPSTLHEERYAGDPIVYSESVDFPSIRTAMIRERVSTRGVIRPLEPESELDACCVPHEMIGALSELAIRRYFDGRKKFDTKFASTIRAIEKHRRKHLERAKKDTIRNMNVIQNSLEREEQMKKGEGSNSGIKEGLLASSGWTWAWALDSDEHPPPSSIVSRRDTSEALELARIADHAVLQEEGVALSGNSLWGFVSNMLTNLPEKHPRRGEVATGHEEENHVGGKQPSRKKSLLSLSSKFLPRSPKS; this is encoded by the exons ATGCCTGTTAATGCACTCACTAGAAACGTCGGGTTGCGCGTTGGTCCAATAATTCTCGAAAGGTTGATCAAACACTATTTCGATCGCTTGAAGAACGACCTTCAGCAGGGGGTCGACAAAACCAAGGACGTGCAGTTGAGACAGGACGAGCTACTTTATGATGAGGCGTTCCATATCATCAAG GCTTTCCTCGATGCTTCAACATA TCACACCGTAGAAGAAATGCAAGAATTCTCGAATTACCGTACAATCTCACCGCCTTGGGTTCACGTAGTTCGAGTTATCGTACCCATGTCCTGTTGTGACGAGGCCGCTGGGTACTTGATAACTGCACTCGGAGGAGAAAACGTGACACGGCGCGTCGTGGGAGGCGTAAAGTGGTGGCAAGTTCGAAGTATCAATGG TGTCGATGCCCAGTGGATCACAGCGAAGAAGGATTGGCAGGAACATAAACGGCGTTACAAAATGCAAGACAGAGCAGCCAGAGAGAACGAGGCCTACTCTGCTGTCGATTCTGGAACATATGAGAAGGATATGGACGAAATGCGATGCATATTGTATTCTCATGGAG GTGGATACTACTTCGGTAGCGTTGATCAAGGAAG GTATGCTATCCAACGCTACGCGCGAAAGATCAATGGGCGCGTATTTG CCATAAATTATCGTCTCGCTCCTCAATACCCCTTCCCTTGTGCTCTGCAAGATTTGGTCGCAGCAT ATTTATACCTTATACGACCTCCTCCTGACGCCAAACATAGGCCTATCCATCCAGGACACATTGTCATAGCAGGAGATTCTGCCGGTGGTGGACTATCTCTTGCTCTTCTCCAAGTTATCCGCGATACAGGACTTCCAATACCCGCTGGCGGTGTTCTCATATCACCTTGGTGTGATTTGACGCATTCATTCCCAAGCATCCACACGAACACAGATACAGACGTTATACCCCCGCATGGATTATCAATGCACAAACCCAGCACTCTTTGGCCTCCACCACCGCCCGAAATGACCAGAGGAGTTCACAATGGGCTTCGATCCCGGATACGCCAGACCTTCAAGCTAGAGGATAGAAATGCTACTTCCACTGTGTTGACCTTCAATCAGAACTTAACTGATACTTCATCTAAGATGCCAGTTGATGTCGGTGCGACCACTCCGTTCCCGCAGCCCGATTCGTCTTTCGACAAGCAGTCCTTTTCATTGACGACAAAGGATGGTGAAGTCTTGACAATCGACTCGCAACTTCAATTGTATACAGTCAATAGCCTTCTGTTTCATCCCCTCGTCAGTCCAGCATTGTCTTACCTCGGCGGTCTTCCCGCCCTACTGTTCATTGTAAGCGACAAAGAGGTTCTAAGAGATGAGATTGTGTACAC TGCTCATAAAGCAGCGTATCCAGACAAATATCCCGTTAAGGACGAGGTTCGTACTATATATCCTAGCCTACATGGTATCGAGGATAGATTTGACGGGACCCCCGTGCATGTACAAATATATGATG ATACCGCGCACGTTCTCCCTGCGCTATTTCCTTTTACCACCCCTGGAAAATTCTGCCATAGAGCGATTGCCTCGTTCTGTCGATATGTTACGAAGATGACGGTCCCCTCCACTCCTGTCACCGATTCTTTTGCTTCAACATCGGATACCTCACCTTCTCGGATGCAGAGTCTCAAGCTACGGACATCCAAGAGCGCTCTGCTCGGCACCATTTCTTCGGTGGCTCGGAAGCCTTCCGGCTCCTCTCGAGTTCCTTCAAAAAAGTCATCCCTCGACTCTCATCACACCGAAGACTCCGCCGGGCAGGATGTTAGTACTTCTCAAAGAACTGCGTCCCAGGGCGGCAAACGAGGCTTTTCGTTGATGAGAAGGAAATCCACTTCTGTACCGCCACCTCCTCCATTAGAAGAGAAGTGCAGTTCGCACTCCATGGGACAAGGGCCCAATCCTCCCCTTTCTGCTCCATCATGGTCGTTTTTTGTTTCGGATGGTCCCCCGTCTAACTCTTCCGAGCCCAGCTATATCGTAGAACCGAAATTCGCAGATATGATTTCCTCAGCGCCGAGTACCCTCCATGAGGAACGCTATGCTGGTGATCCAATCGTCTATAGCGAGAGCGTG GACTTTCCTTCAATCAGAACCGCTATGATTCGGGAGCGTGTGTCGACTAGAGGGGTTATCCGACCTCTAGAGCCCGAGTCTGAACTGGACGCTTGCTGCGTGCCGCATGAAATGATTGGAGCCTTGTCCGAGTTGGCCATTCGACGATACTTTGACGGTCGCAAAAAGTTCGACACCAAGTTTGCTTCAACCATCCGAGCCATTGAGAAACACCGTCGTAAACACCTGGAACGTGCGAAGAAGGATACCATTAGAAATATGAACGTGATACAAAACTCGTTAGAGAGAGAGgaacagatgaagaaaggagAGGGGAGCAATTCTGGTATTAAGGAGGGTTTATTGGCATCTTCGGGATGGACTTGGGCTTGGGCATTGGATTCAGATGAACATCCTCCTCCGAGTAGTATCGTTTCCAGGAGGGATACCTCAGAAGCTCTCGAGCTGGCGCGTATAGCAGACCATGCCGTACTGCAAGAAGAAGGTGTTGCTTTGAGTGGCAACAGTCTATGGGGATTCGTCTCCAACATGTTGACTAATTTGCCGGAAAAGCATCCTAGACGAGGAGAGGTGGCCACTGGGCATGAGGAAGAGAATCATGTGGGCGGGAAACAACCTTCCAGAAAGAAGTCATTGTTGTCACTTTCAAGCAAATTCCTCCCCCGGAGCCCCAAGAGCTGA